In a genomic window of Candidatus Aminicenantes bacterium:
- a CDS encoding M18 family aminopeptidase codes for MIEEIFKQSACELLEFIEQSPTAAHAAGQVEARLLQAGFRKCAEQDAWLVKAGDRMMVKRQESGIIAIKMGKKPPLESGFKIIGAHTDSPGFRLKPHALMLKGGYQQLGVEVYGGPLLATWLDRDLGMAGQVVIKDKQDNLCTMLLKMKKPVLRISMLPIHLNREVNDQGLVLNKQEHLAPILGIAGESPDKKCLENLLARELGVEVDRLVDWELGLFDLQQGTLAGLEDEFIISGRIDNLAMCQAALAAFLKSEAGVATQVIVLYDNEEIGSTSANGAGSSFLRDVLTRLVAAGGQKAEDFFRTLARSFFISADGAHAVHPNYIDKYEKEHHCHLNQGPVIKINAMKKYATTAESSAVFILLCQKATVPFQKFVNRTDMAGGSTIGPTVAAGLGIPTVDVGNAMLSMHSIREMSGTIDHLHMIKVFKEFFKD; via the coding sequence ATGATAGAAGAAATTTTCAAGCAAAGTGCGTGTGAACTGCTCGAATTCATCGAACAAAGCCCGACCGCCGCCCATGCTGCCGGCCAAGTGGAAGCCAGGCTCCTGCAAGCGGGATTCCGCAAATGTGCTGAACAGGATGCCTGGCTTGTCAAAGCCGGCGACCGGATGATGGTTAAAAGGCAAGAATCTGGGATTATCGCTATCAAAATGGGCAAAAAACCGCCACTGGAAAGCGGTTTCAAGATCATCGGCGCCCATACCGATTCGCCCGGATTCCGCCTTAAACCTCATGCACTGATGCTCAAGGGCGGATACCAGCAGCTGGGAGTCGAGGTTTACGGCGGGCCGCTGCTGGCCACATGGCTCGACCGCGACCTGGGCATGGCCGGGCAGGTGGTGATCAAGGACAAGCAGGACAACCTCTGTACCATGCTGCTGAAAATGAAAAAGCCGGTGCTGCGAATTTCGATGCTGCCGATCCATCTCAACCGCGAGGTCAACGATCAGGGACTGGTGCTGAACAAGCAGGAGCACCTGGCCCCCATCCTGGGCATTGCCGGAGAATCCCCGGACAAGAAATGCCTGGAAAACCTGCTGGCAAGGGAATTGGGAGTGGAGGTCGACCGCCTGGTCGACTGGGAACTGGGGCTGTTCGATTTGCAACAGGGAACCCTGGCTGGCCTCGAAGACGAATTCATCATCTCAGGCCGCATCGACAACCTGGCCATGTGCCAGGCCGCCCTGGCCGCATTTTTAAAGAGCGAAGCCGGTGTCGCCACCCAGGTCATCGTCTTGTACGACAACGAGGAGATCGGCTCCACCTCGGCCAACGGGGCCGGATCGTCCTTTCTGCGCGACGTGTTGACCCGGCTGGTCGCGGCCGGCGGGCAGAAAGCGGAGGACTTTTTCCGCACCCTGGCCCGCTCGTTCTTCATTTCGGCCGACGGCGCCCATGCCGTCCATCCCAATTACATCGACAAATACGAAAAAGAGCATCATTGCCACCTGAACCAGGGCCCGGTAATCAAGATCAACGCCATGAAAAAATACGCCACCACGGCCGAATCGAGCGCCGTTTTCATCCTGCTCTGCCAGAAAGCCACCGTCCCTTTCCAGAAATTCGTCAACCGCACCGACATGGCCGGCGGTTCCACCATCGGCCCCACCGTCGCGGCCGGGTTGGGAATACCGACGGTCGACGTCGGCAACGCCATGCTCTCCATGCATTCCATCCGCGAAATGTCCGGTACAATCGATCATTTGCACATGATCAAGGTTTTTAAGGAATTTTTTAAAGATTGA
- the rhaD gene encoding rhamnulose-1-phosphate aldolase encodes MISLLEEIGEFRAVARVLYDKGWAEASAGNLSLRLSEIPQPMGWLTPDAEKVHSTDMDMSGLSNDFFLVTASGSRMRDIAAEPEKGLCLIKVIDQRHFWLIEGSAKVSSEWPTLAGLHVLFKKNRDDERAVVHCHPPNLVILSHMFSSEREMNERLSRMQHETRLFVPEMLGLIPYAASGSQSLADATREKLRKFRLALWDKHGVIASGRSLNQALDRIEILEKASDIYLRLRSMGIEPEGLSDEQLATARSAFEKK; translated from the coding sequence ATGATCTCGTTGCTGGAGGAAATCGGGGAATTCAGGGCCGTTGCCAGGGTGCTGTACGACAAGGGCTGGGCCGAAGCCAGCGCCGGTAATCTGTCGCTGCGCCTGTCGGAGATTCCCCAACCCATGGGCTGGCTGACGCCCGATGCCGAAAAGGTCCATTCGACCGACATGGACATGAGCGGCCTGAGCAACGACTTTTTTCTGGTCACCGCCAGCGGCAGCCGCATGCGCGATATCGCCGCTGAACCAGAAAAAGGGCTGTGCCTGATCAAGGTCATAGACCAGCGGCATTTTTGGCTCATCGAAGGCAGCGCCAAGGTGAGCAGCGAATGGCCGACCCTTGCCGGCTTGCACGTCCTTTTCAAGAAAAACCGGGATGACGAGCGGGCCGTGGTTCATTGCCATCCGCCCAACCTGGTCATCCTCAGCCACATGTTCAGCAGTGAGCGGGAGATGAACGAGCGCCTCTCGCGCATGCAGCACGAGACGCGCCTTTTCGTCCCGGAAATGCTCGGCTTGATCCCCTATGCCGCCAGCGGCTCGCAGTCGCTGGCCGACGCCACCAGGGAAAAATTGCGAAAATTCCGCCTGGCCCTTTGGGACAAGCATGGCGTCATCGCCAGCGGCCGATCGCTGAACCAGGCGCTGGACCGGATCGAGATCCTGGAAAAGGCCTCGGACATCTACCTGCGCTTGCGGAGCATGGGCATCGAGCCCGAAGGGCTGAGCGATGAACAGCTCGCGACGGCCAGGAGCGCGTT